From Saccharomycodes ludwigii strain NBRC 1722 chromosome IV, whole genome shotgun sequence, one genomic window encodes:
- the SPC110 gene encoding Spc110p (similar to Saccharomyces cerevisiae YDR356W | SPC110 | Spindle Pole Component) has protein sequence MSPSGTTFVTQTPGDSKRKSLNNFEFTPIGFKKNTPTSQGKEQNNNDDHSDKNKTNIDDITKSPPRFRITEQNKRFKLGKARRTTRSDIDSEFDEIEEEKEDEDNYARNGINNDESKNNTEQLFQDSSFEQEKTNLNISMNNLKIPSNTKNSTNTHSNIFLSNNKENENDEETSPHLHKDNTKLSNPLREQENKLRSLELENYTLRVKVNSLLKFLNNVDDKGNISKQLSILDELNDWKSKYFLVHRDLKDLRLEHDSFTKKFENNTAKEKQEQKEDELKLQKELDKLKQSHTEQLSTLEKTIKELNDKIKLLSSELQNKNGTIKELNTQLETVSKEDFNKLTKSQDLNVKKLKLKQNEIDSLLNELEIMKNKSEREQNDQLTALENDKKKLQRKIEQLIEKIAMLENTNTDLEKSGKSTASELQQKMLENEKLLKIQFEKKIDVLKESKNKEMASLQGKVDELQTQLQDQVSKNLELNTKLRSLKETIERGKNDLEKLGRLENDLINANSNVSKLKTELKDTKSKFQQLLDNKIEELTDLKFENKQNLSDKVFYQNELEDKSKEVKILQEKLANVSKFQDNNKELESYKKKIHSLTLEADAIKDDLNLERESTNRLQRYWENKYNILKEENDALTRDNTESNKQRLNDLNDLQNDLEKLRQRCNDMAMEKLTLSQTLRDTTKENTRLRQDIKDVNQKLNYVTSEFVKLQDSFAAASNNVDSQASLDNLKLIEKYKKMKTNFLQEIKSLQDENLALEKELIMLQQNQQNMPSMDNTYGYGNDNNILKDTLDYYKLKYHKEVNSNNDLRVMNDYLNNVLKASTTKVRMDLLKAENQMDTDDDINQREAYSENYYERNYGDNTLYNQPETYLKRTTPINYNNSYPYGANNLFNTKINNKRQYLRRKLKIPFLVALACIRFKNVAMKKKYDDQRIFNLKAKIENSRMTW, from the coding sequence atGTCTCCCTCTGGCACAACTTTTGTTACTCAGACTCCTGGTGACTCAAAAAGGAAATCTTTAAacaattttgaatttaCTCCAATTGGTTTTAAGAAGAACACACCAACTTCTCAAGGTAAAGAACAAAACAATAACGATGACCATTcggataaaaataagactAATATTGACGATATCACAAAATCCCCCCCAAGATTTAGAATCACggaacaaaataaaagatttaaattAGGTAAAGCAAGGAGAACAACCAGATCGGATATTGATAGTGAATTTGATGaaatagaagaagaaaaagaagatgaagacAATTATGCTAGGAATGGTATTAACAATGATGaaagcaaaaataataccgAACAATTATTTCAGGACTCATCTTTTGAACAAGAAAAGACTAACCTTAATATATCCATGAATAACCTGAAAATACCCagtaatacaaaaaatagtaCGAATACCCACTcaaacatatttttatcaaataacAAGGAAAACgaaaatgatgaagaaaCCAGCCCCCATTTACACAAGGATAATACTAAACTATCTAACCCTTTAAgagaacaagaaaataaattgcgCTCATTGGAGTTGGAAAACTATACATTAAGAGTTAAAGTTAAttctttattgaaatttttaaacaatgTTGATGATAAGGGGAATATATCTAAGCAGTTATCGATTTTAGATGAATTAAATGATTGGAAAtcgaaatattttttagttCATAGAGATTTGAAAGATTTAAGATTAGAACACGATAGTTTTaccaaaaaatttgaaaacaatacTGCCAAGGAGaaacaagaacaaaaagaagaCGAACTCAAGTTGCAAAAAGAATTGGATAAACTAAAACAAAGCCATACTGAACAACTTAGTACTCtagaaaaaacaataaaagagttaaatgataaaataaagctTTTATCAAGtgaattacaaaataagAATGGCACAATTAAAGAACTAAACACTCAATTGGAGACGGTTTCAAAAGaagattttaataaattaaccAAGTCACAAGATTTAAATGTCAAGAAACTAAaactaaaacaaaatgaaataGATTCTTTGTTAAATGAATTAgaaattatgaaaaataaatctgaAAGGGAACAGAACGATCAGTTGACGGCTTtggaaaatgataaaaaaaagttgcaGCGCAAAATTGAACAATTGATTGAAAAGATAGCTATGTTAGAAAATACCAACACagatttggaaaaatcaGGTAAAAGTACAGCATCTGAATTACAGCAAAAAATgttagaaaatgaaaagttattaaaaattcagtttgaaaaaaaaatagatgtATTGAAAgaatctaaaaataaagaaatggCAAGTTTGCAAGGGAAAGTAGACGAACTGCAGACTCAGTTACAAGATCaagtttcaaaaaatttagagCTAAACACCAAACTACGATcattaaaagaaacaatAGAAAGGGGGAAAAATGATTTGGAGAAATTAGGCCGATTGGAGAATGATTTGATAAATGCAAATTCAAATGTTTCAAAACTAAAAACTGAATTGAAGGATACTAAATCGAAATTCCAACAGTTattagataataaaatagaagaaCTAACTGATTTGaagtttgaaaataaacaaaatttgtCGGACAAagtattttatcaaaatgaATTAGAAGATAAAAGCAAAGAAGTGAAAATTTTGCAAGAAAAATTGGCAAATGTATCCAAGTTTcaggataataataaagagtTGGaaagttataaaaaaaaaatacattcgCTAACGTTGGAAGCCGATGCTATAAAAGATGACTTGAACCTGGAAAGGGAATCTACAAATAGATTACAAAGATACTGggaaaacaaatataatattttaaaggaagaaaatgaTGCCTTGACTAGGGACAATACCGAGTCGAATAAACAAAGGTTGAACGATTTGAATGATTTACAGAATGACTTGGAAAAATTGCGTCAAAGATGTAATGACATGGCTATGGAAAAATTAACTTTGTCACAAACTTTAAGAGATACCACTAAGGAAAATACTCGTTTGAGACAAGATATTAAGGATGTCAATCAAAAATTGAACTATGTAACATCTGAATTTGTGAAATTGCAAGATTCTTTTGCTGCAGCCAGTAATAATGTTGATAGTCAGGCTAGTTTggataatttaaaactaataGAAAAGTataagaaaatgaaaaccaACTTTTTACAAGAAATCAAAAGTTTACAAGATGAAAATTTAGCCCTAGAAAAGGAACTTATCATGTTACAACAGAACCAACAGAATATGCCGTCTATGGATAATACCTATGGGTAtggtaatgataataacattttaaaagatacattagattattataaactAAAATACCATAAAGAGGTGAATTCAAATAATGATCTACGAGTTATGAACGATTACttaaataatgttttaaaagcAAGCACTACCAAAGTGAGGATGGATTTGCTAAAGGCAGAAAACCAAATGGATACCGATGATGATATAAATCAACGCGAGGCATATTCtgaaaattattatgaGCGTAATTACGGTGATAACACTTTATACAATCAACCAGAAACTTATCTAAAACGAACAACACCCATTAATTACAATAATTCTTATCCATATGGTGCGaataatctttttaatacaaaaattaacaacaaaaggCAATATTtaagaagaaaattaaagataCCATTTTTAGTTGCATTGGCCTGTATTAGGTTTAAGAATGTAGCcatgaagaaaaaatacgATGATCAAAGAATTTTCAACCTAAAAGCAAAAATTGAGAATAGTAGAATGACTtggtaa
- a CDS encoding thioredoxin-disulfide reductase (similar to Saccharomyces cerevisiae YDR353W | TRR1 | ThioRedoxin Reductase (paralog of YHR106W | TRR2)) — MLSSLFSSTITLKTKSKLFSNTSLTLKLARMVHHRVTIIGSGPAAHTAAIYLARAEIKPTLYEGMFANGVAAGGQLTTTTEIENFPGFPEALTGSELMDRMKQQSVKFGTEIITETVSKVDLSSKPFKFWTEFNEDAEPQTTDAIVLSTGASAKRLHLPGEETYWQKGISACAVCDGAVPIFRNKPLAVVGGGDSACEEATFLTKYASKVYLLVRKDHLRASQIMARRAEKNPKIEIKYNTVTLEAKGDGKLLNALKIKNVKTNEESDLPVNGLFYAIGHTPATKIVEGQLDLYENGYVKTVPGTSLTSVPGVFAAGDVQDSKYRQAITSAGSGCMAGLDAEKYLSELD; from the coding sequence ATGCTATCAAGTTTATTCTCTTCAACAATAActctaaaaacaaaaagtaaattattttcaaacacatcattaactttaaaattagCAAGAATGGTTCATCACAGAGTAACTATCATTGGTTCCGGTCCAGCAGCTCATACTGCTGCAATTTATTTAGCAAGAGCAGAAATTAAACCCACTTTATATGAAGGTATGTTTGCCAACGGCGTCGCTGCCGGTGGCCAATTGACTACTACTACCGAGATTGAGAACTTTCCAGGATTCCCAGAAGCATTAACCGGTAGTGAATTGATGGACAGAATGAAGCAACAAAGTGTCAAGTTTGGTACTGAAATTATTACGGAAACAGTATCTAAAGTTGATTTAAGTAGTAAACCATTCAAATTCTGGACTGAATTCAATGAAGATGCAGAACCTCAAACTACAGATGCCATTGTTTTGTCTACCGGTGCCTCCGCCAAGAGATTACATTTACCAGGTGAGGAAACTTACTGGCAAAAGGGTATTTCTGCCTGTGCTGTTTGTGATGGTGCTGTTCCAATTTTCAGAAATAAGCCATTAGCTGTTGTTGGTGGAGGTGACAGTGCCTGTGAAGAGGCCACCTTCTTAACAAAATACGCATcaaaagtttatttgttaGTTAGAAAAGATCACTTAAGAGCTTCGCAAATCATGGCCAGAAGAGCTGAAAAAAATCCAAAGATTGAGATCAAGTACAACACAGTTACTTTGGAGGCTAAAGGTGATGGTAAATTGTTAAAcgctttaaaaattaaaaatgttaaaactAATGAAGAAAGTGATTTGCCGGTAAATGGTTTATTCTATGCCATTGGTCACACTCCAGCAACTAAAATTGTGGAAGGTCAATTAGATTTATATGAAAACGGATATGTTAAAACTGTTCCAGGTACCTCCTTGACGAGTGTTCCAGGTGTTTTTGCTGCTGGTGACGTTCAAGATTCGAAATATAGACAGGCTATTACTTCTGCTGGTTCCGGTTGCATGGCTGGTTTAGATGCTGAAAAATATCTATCCGAATTGGACTGA
- the CDC12 gene encoding septin CDC12 (similar to Saccharomyces cerevisiae YHR107C | CDC12 | Cell Division Cycle), whose amino-acid sequence MSTTAVHQQQPIDIGISNLPNQCYKIVSKRGGQFNLMVCGESGLGKTTFVNTLFQTTLKPVSLPANTTETSRMQHRGSIKKTTEINITRCILEEKNFELKVNVIDTPGFGDNVNNNKCWNTIIDFIDDQHDSFMRQEQQPFRKTKFDLRVHAVLYFIKPTGHGLKPLDVATMKSISTRANLIPVISKSDTLTKEELNVFKLRIRQVIEAQNIRIFTPPLYNSNTSDDLGSTSSNNDDIEDSQAAMEHSKQLIEAMPFAVIGSETRYDLGNGNTAVLGRQYPWGVVEVENDDHCDFRKLRSLLLRTNLLDLILTTEEVHYETYRKLRLENADVNSSSTSSDKDIVDGSIPPPIPARKLSHNPKFKEEEIALKKYFTDQVKAEEQRFRQWEQNIVNERIRLNNDLEEVQNKVKKLEEQIKTMQMKKI is encoded by the coding sequence ATGAGCACCACTGCAGTACATCAACAACAGCCTATTGATATTGGAATATCCAATTTACCAAACCAATGTTACAAAATTGTTAGTAAAAGGGGTGGACAATTCAACTTAATGGTTTGTGGTGAGTCCGGTTTAGGTAAAACTACTTTTGTGAACACTTTATTCCAAACCACTTTAAAACCAGTTTCATTGCCTGCAAATACTACCGAAACATCGCGTATGCAGCACCGTGGTAgcattaaaaaaaccaCAGAGATAAACATAACTCGTTGTATTttagaagagaaaaattttgaattaaaaGTTAATGTTATTGATACCCCTGGATTTGGTGataatgttaataataacaaatgctggaatactattattgattttattgatGATCAACACGATTCTTTTATGCGTCAAGAACAACAACCCTTTCGAAAAACTAAATTTGATTTGAGAGTTCACGCggtattatattttatcaaacCTACTGGACATGGTTTAAAACCTTTAGATGTAGCTACTATGAAGAGTATATCAACAAGAGCTAATTTAATTCCTGTTATTTCTAAGAGTGATACTTTGACCAAAGAAGAATTGAACGTTTTTAAATTAAGAATCAGACAGGTTATTGAAGCACAAAATATACGTATATTCACACCACCCTTATATAATTCCAACACCTCTGATGATCTAGGTTCGACTAGTTCCAACAATGATGATATAGAAGATAGCCAAGCCGCTATGGAGCATTCAAAACAATTAATTGAAGCGATGCCATTTGCAGTTATTGGTTCTGAAACTAGGTACGATTTGGGTAATGGAAATACTGCTGTTTTAGGTAGGCAATACCCATGGGGGGTAGTTGAAGTAGAAAATGATGATCATTGCGATTTCAGAAAATTGAgaagtttattattaagaaCCAATCTATTAGATTTGATTCTAACTACAGAAGAAGTACATTATGAAACTTATAGAAAATTACGTCTAGAAAATGCTGATGtaaattcttcttctacGTCATCAGATAAAGATATAGTGGATGGGTCTATTCCGCCTCCTATACCAGCCAGAAAGTTATCACATAATCCTAAATttaaggaagaagaaatagcattaaagaaatattttactGATCAAGTTAAAGCTGAGGAGCAAAGATTCAGGCAATGGGAACAGAACATCGTTAATGAAAGAATTAGATTGAATAATGATTTGGAGGAAGTCCAgaataaagttaaaaagttggaagaacaaattaaaactatgcaaatgaaaaagatctaa
- a CDS encoding uncharacterized protein (similar to Saccharomyces cerevisiae YDR358W | GGA1 | Golgi-localized Gamma-adaptin ear homology Arf-binding protein (paralog of YHR108W | GGA2)), whose translation MSGIMLTDEPVRRPRPLGSPLLRKIQRACRLSLPEPDLGLNLDVADYINDKQGAAPREAALTIVRLINSKDIHTAIFALSLLDVLVKNCGYPIHLQISRKEFLNELVRSFPERPLPRPTKVQKLILTAIEEWYQTICKHSAYKEDMGYIRDMHRLLKYKGYSFPHIKEEDLAVLRPSEHLKTSSEIQKEQEIAQAAKLEELIRRGRPEDLKEANKLMKVMAGFKEDNAIQAKQSISDELSKLKRKADLFNEMLTSNPDLNDDALVELYSALKVSQPKFQKIIEEEQDDDQLVQDLLGFNDTVNQLLEKYNLLKTGHSSEANQITVSHISSSIKTNEGTGGALANELNLIDFDDETPHSEATDNAPTHNINGGNDIDDLLGDLGNLNFNQPAQDFGLGGSISLTGPSPVSPIVSTPSVTAPTNTSSAFDLLSDISSTVPQSNNKPATTTNNSNSLDLLGGFDSPSSNNNLSRPATTTPRLLVHESTHLKIEFALTRQSPNSIEIHSYFSNIGPSPIAEFTFLIAVPKTVQLRLNPQSGSFLPAETADAVSQLGFIDNVTTNMAKPLKVKWKCDYTVNGTNVEETAVTVLPSI comes from the coding sequence ATGTCAGGAATTATGCTAACGGATGAGCCCGTTAGAAGACCACGTCCTTTAGGAAGCCCATTATTAAGAAAGATCCAAAGGGCTTGTAGATTATCCTTGCCAGAACCAGATTTAGGTTTGAATCTAGATGTTGCCGACTATATAAATGATAAACAGGGGGCCGCTCCAAGAGAAGCAGCTTTAACCATTGTAAGATTAATTAACAGTAAAGATATTCATACTGCTATTTTTGCATTGTCTTTGTTAGATGTTTTAGTGAAAAACTGTGGGTATCCTATACACTTGCAAATTTcaagaaaagaatttttaaatgaattaGTGAGAAGTTTTCCTGAAAGACCACTTCCAAGGCCTACTAAAGTTCAAAAACTAATTTTGACTGCTATTGAAGAGTGGTATCAGACGATTTGTAAGCATTCAGCTTATAAAGAGGATATGGGTTATATTAGAGATATGCATAGGTTATTAAAGTATAAAGGTTATTCTTTCCCTCACatcaaagaagaagatttgGCAGTGTTGAGACCAAGTGAACATTTGAAAACATCTAGCGAAATTcaaaaagaacaagaaattgCCCAAGCTGCCAAATTAGAAGAACTAATTAGGCGTGGTAGACCAGAGGATTTAAAGGAAGCAAACAAGCTAATGAAAGTTATGGCAGGTTTTAAAGAAGACAATGCTATCCAGGCCAAACAATCTATATCTGATGAGTTGAGTAagttaaaaagaaaagcagACTTGTTCAATGAAATGTTAACTTCTAATCCAGACTTGAATGATGATGCATTGGTGGAATTATATAGTGCATTGAAGGTATCACAACCaaagtttcaaaaaattattgaagaGGAACAGGATGATGATCAATTGGTTCAGGATTTATTGGGTTTTAATGATACTGTCAATCAATTGTTGGAAAAGtataatttgttaaaaactGGCCATAGTAGTGAAGCTAATCAAATTACAGTTTCTCATATTTCTTCATCAATTAAAACTAATGAAGGCACTGGTGGTGCTTTGGCTAATGAGTTGaatttaattgattttgatgatgaaaCGCCACATTCAGAAGCCACCGATAATGCCCCCACtcataatattaatggtgGCAATGATATTGATGACTTATTAGGTGATTTGGGCAACttaaattttaatcaaCCTGCACAAGATTTTGGATTGGGTGGCAGTATTTCTTTAACTGGTCCTTCTCCTGTCTCACCAATTGTTAGCACACCATCTGTTACTGCTCCTACCAATACTTCAAGTGCATTTGATTTATTGAGTGATATTTCTTCTACAGTACCACAGTCTAACAATAAACCTGCTACAACTAccaataatagcaatagtTTAGATTTATTGGGTGGTTTTGATTCACCTTCTTCCAACAATAACCTAAGCAGACCAGCTACAACCACACCAAGATTGTTAGTCCATGAATCCACACATTTGAAGATTGAGTTTGCCTTGACACGCCAATCACCAAACAGTATTGAAATTCAtagttatttttcaaacatCGGTCCATCTCCAATTGCTGAATTCACCTTTTTAATAGCCGTTCCAAAAACTGTTCAATTAAGATTGAACCCACAAAGTGGGAGCTTTTTACCTGCTGAAACTGCGGATGCTGTAAGCCAGTTAGGATTCATTGACAATGTTACTACTAACATGGCCAAACCATTAAAAGTCAAATGGAAATGTGATTATACTGTAAATGGTACTAATGTTGAAGAAACTGCTGTTACCGTTTTACCAAGTATATag
- the TRP4 gene encoding anthranilate phosphoribosyltransferase (similar to Saccharomyces cerevisiae YDR354W | TRP4 | TRyPtophan): MSHSIKNVGDYTKKILCDTFKPQDLFDSLTLIIQTLETIDKNQGSKLSLYVNISSFLTALRTKGLDHKADYIAAAAKAILQFSDVIKYPVDTTHNKNEQALVVADIVGTGGDGQNTFNVSTSSAIVVSGIKGIKIVKHGGKASTSNSGAGDLINVLGVDSTKVNAGSVEKLYASNDFMFLLASQFHKGMFHVAEIRKMMKIPTIFNVLGPLLHPMSIVNKRILGVYSKDLGLEYLKAARLVYPNNDIFVVWGHVGLDEISPIGKTTVWCSQANNDLNTEIKVLEISPLDFGLMEHPLADCQSLGPAKNADILANHILQGEYRRGENAIYDYILLNSAMLYCLCFNSKDYKKAVDIVEESIHNGSALKSLQKFVKDVEQL, translated from the coding sequence ATGTCACATTCTATCAAAAATGTCGGTGAttataccaaaaaaatactgtGTGATACTTTTAAACCACAAGATCTATTTGACTCGTTAACTTTAATTATTCAAACTTTAGAAACAATCGATAAAAACCAGGGTAGTAAATTGTCTTTATATGTAAATATATCCAGCTTTTTAACTGCACTAAGAACAAAAGGATTAGATCACAAAGCTGATTATATCGCAGCCGCTGCAAAGGCAATTTTACAATTCTCTGACGTGATTAAATATCCAGTAGATACCacacataataaaaatgaacaaGCGCTCGTTGTAGCCGATATTGTTGGGACAGGAGGTGATGGACAAAACACTTTTAACGTTTCCACTTCATCTGCAATTGTTGTATCTGGAATTAAAggaattaaaattgttaagCATGGTGGTAAAGCCTCTACCTCAAATAGCGGTGCCGGTGATTTAATCAATGTGTTGGGCGTGGATTCTACAAAAGTTAATGCTGGTTCTGtggaaaaattatatgCTTCCAACGATTTCATGTTTTTATTAGCTTCCCAGTTTCATAAGGGGATGTTTCACGTGGCTGAAATTCGTaaaatgatgaaaataccaactatttttaatgttttagGTCCTTTATTACACCCTATGTCCATTGTTAACAAAAGAATATTGGGTGTTTATTCCAAAGATCTAGGAttagaatatttaaaagcTGCCAGATTAGTATATCCTAACAATGATATCTTTGTTGTTTGGGGACACGTTGGATTGGACGAAATTAGTCCTATTGGTAAAACAACAGTTTGGTGTTCACAAGCTAATAATGATTTGAATACTGAAATTAAAGTTTTGGAGATATCACCTTTGGATTTTGGTTTGATGGAACATCCTTTAGCAGATTGTCAAAGCTTAGGTCCTGCTAAAAATGCAGATATTTTAGCTAATCATATTTTACAAGGTGAATACAGGAGAGGAGAAAATGCTATTTATGATTATATCCTATTGAATAGTGCTATGTTATATTGTTTGTGTTTCAATTCCaaagattataaaaaagcaGTTGATATTGTAGAAGAATCTATACATAACGGGTCTGCTTTGAAAAGTTTACAGAAATTTGTTAAAGATGTTGAACAAttgtaa
- the CNL1 gene encoding Cnl1p (similar to Saccharomyces cerevisiae YDR357C | CNL1 | CNo-Like), which translates to MSDDTNRLPQDQEQTVINENIDDQDQNGDSLDPLDINKLSLDYDYLMYKISDYISAIHQQTTDIVRQQSDLITKGIINTQIDQTIENCKGVLSKCHDLEDACDMLENIDSIIDEFFIRLRNIIQKLPK; encoded by the coding sequence ATGTCTGATGATACAAACAGATTACCCCAAGACCAAGAACAGACagtaataaatgaaaatatagaTGATCAAGATCAAAATGGCGATAGTCTAGATCCTTTAGATATCAATAAACTATCTCTtgattatgattatttaaTGTATAAAATATCTGATTATATTTCTGCAATACACCAACAAACAACAGATATTGTTAGACAACAATCTGACTTGATAACCAAAGGCATTATAAATACTCAAATCGATCAAACTATAGAAAATTGCAAAGGGGTCTTAAGCAAATGCCATGATCTAGAGGATGCATGTGACATGttggaaaatattgacTCCATAATAgatgaattttttattagacTTAGAAATATAATACAGAAACTACCAAAGTGA